AATGAAGCTTATCCCCCACTGCCTGACTCCCGGAATTGATGTGCACGGTATTCGGAGTTTGAGTGGGGTCGGTAATCTGGTAAGATCCCTTCCCCATCCAGTGCTCTACCTCCGCCACAAACTTTCCGAGGCTATACCTAAATATATTTCGAGGAGAACCAGCTATCCCTGGGTTTGATAGGCCTTTCACTCCTACCCACAGCTCATCCGAGAACTTTTCAACGTTCATCAGTTCGGACCTCCATGACGTGTTACCGTCACTTCATCCTGGCCATGGGTAGCTCACCCAGTTTCGGGTCTGCTGCATGTAACTAAAACGCCCTATTCAGACTCGCTTTCGCTACGGCTACGCCCCAGAAGGGCTTAACCTTGCTGCATACAAGCAACTCGCCGGATCATTATGCAAAAGGCACGCCGTCACCCTGTATAAATACAAGGCTCCGACTGATCGTAAGCACATGGTTTCAGGTACTATTTCACTCCCCGCCAGGGGTACTTTTCACCTTTCCCTCACGGTACTAGTTCACTATCGGTCAGATGAGAGTATTTAGCCTTAGAGGGTGGTCCCCCCATATTCCCACAGAGTTTCTCGTGCTCCGTGGTACTTAGGTATCGTCAAGGAGAGATCGCTTCCTTTTCGCCTACCGGACTATCACCGTCTGTGGTAGGACTTCCCAGACCTTTCGGCTAAGGAACGACTTTTTGACTCTCCGGTTCCGGTTGGTACACGGAACCAATAACGACCCTGATACCCCCGCCCTGCAACGCGCACCAGCTATTACGCAGGACCGAGTTTGGGCTGTTCCCCGTTCGCTCGCCGCTACTAGGGGAATCTCAATTGATTTCTCTTCCACTGGGTACTTAGATGTTTCAGTTCGCCAGGTTAGCCCCGCAGGAATACTTCCCGTTAGGTTTTCTTCCTGTGGTATTCCGACATTACTCGGAAGGGTTTCCCCATTCGGGCATCTCCGGATCTAAGGTTGTTTGCACCTCCCCGAAGCTTATCGCAGCTTACCACGCCCTTCATCGCCTTCATCTGCCAAGGCATCCACCATGTGCTCTTTGTAGCTTGACCAAAAACAATATTAAAAACCAATAGTCATCAATCGCAGAATCCAATGACTATTATTCCAAGCTCTAAAGTGCTTATTACTTTTCTTTATTAATAAAGACCCTATTCAGTTTTCAAAGAACTAAGTAATCCATCTTGTCCATAGTTTTTGCAGAGCTTTGTATTATAATAAAAAACGCCCCAAATGTCAAGGGAAAAGTTAACGATATCCTAAAAAAGATGAAAATAGTTTGTATACCATTGCAATCATTAGTTATGCAGAACAAATATTCTTTTACAATAAACGCCATTTACAGGGCATTTTAGCGCCAATTTGCAAGGAAAAAGGTTAAATCACTGTCTGGATTATCTTTTTAAGCTCCCGGACTGCCTCCGGAGGACTGATGATCCTGGCCTCGGGGCCATATGATAACACCCATCGAGCTATCCATGCAAAGTTTTGGGCCATCAGGCTCAAGCTGGCCGAGCCGTCCTTGTTCTTGGTGGCCTGCGCATTGCGCTCCAGTATCCACCTGGCGATGGCCGGAGAGAACCACAGCACCACCTTCTGCTCGTTTCCGGTGGGCTTGAAGATGTGGCCCTGGGCGAACTTGTTGACGTCAAACCCTTCGGGTATCCGGTATTTTTGTTTAAGGAGTTTGGCCTGTTTTATCCGGCTGACCTTGAAGGTCCGCTGTTCCCGGCTCTTATGGCAGAAGGCCACCGCATACCAGGAACCGTTGAACATCACAAAGCCGTAAGGCTCGATGGTTCTGGTAGAGCTCTGGCCCGAGGAGCCGCTGTAATATTCAATTTCCGTCTGGACATTTTGCTGCCGGGCTTTGCGCAATGTTTCCAGGGCGCCGGGGTTGGAGGATTCGGAAGCCGCCGCCATTATCTTCTCATCCAGATGGTCCACCGCCAGGCGGTCCTGGGGCAGCAGGGCCTGGTCGATCTTGTCCAATATCCCCTTCACTGTTTTGCCGTATGGTCCGGAAGAACCGGCCAACAGCGGCAGCAACGACATCCTTAAGGCCATGGCCTCATCCGGCAGAAGGTGGAGGGGCGCCGCAAACTGCTCGGTGTAGGCCATCTCCAGACGGCCCTGTTCATCCACCGCCGCCATGAAGAGATCGTTGGGCCCAAAGGGCGGCGTGCCGTAAAGGCAGAGGCTGTCCAAATCTTTCAACAGCTGGGCCTGGGAGATCCCCAGCTCGGCGGCAATGTCCCGGACCGGCTGCCCCCGGCGGCTGTTAAGGAACGGGATCAGGGTCAGCAGCCGCTCCAGCTCGCCCGATGTTTTAGCCATACACTGTACTCCGGTTAAATTGTTACTAAACCAAACGATGGTTATCCGCAGATTACGCAGATAAAGCTTGTATGATCATTATTAATGAACCATAGAAAAATCTGCGAAAATCTGTTTAATCTGCGGATATCAGGGTTTATAAAGTTTAAGCACTTGCTGTAGCCGGGCCTCCACCTGCCGGGCCATTTCCTCCGGCTTCTCCACCCGCACTTGGTCGCAGTGGGCCGCGGCCCAGCGGATGAAGGAATCTGTGTTACTGACCATTATGCTGACGCTGTCCGCTCCATTGTTCCAGACCGCCTGCGGGCCCAGTTCTTTTTTGACCAGCCAGACGTTTTCGGGTTTGACTTTCAGGGTAACCGGCACAACCAGGCCCCCGCCCAGTTCCCAAGCCTTACGGCCCAGGTATTTTGACTTGTCGAAATCTTTGGGCACATTGAACCGGGGCTGGCCGTTAAGCAGTTTCAGTTCCTGGATGCGGGAGACCTTGAAGGTGCGGACCTCTTCTCTCTTGTGGCAGTATGCTATCAGGTACCACACCCCGGCATTGTAGATCAGAAGATAGGGGTCGGCTTGCCGCTGGTCCCTGGCATCGCGCTGGATGCTGTGATAGCTGAACCGGATGGAGACTCCCTCCTTTACCGCCTGCTGGATGCGTCCCAGCACTTTGGCTTCGGCGGCGGCCTCGGGCCGGGCATTGGCGCTGAGCCCGATCTCGGATCGCCGTTCATTTCCCCCGGGCTTCTGGCAGCCTATCTTTTGGGCCAGGCTGGCCAAAGCCTTGGCCTGGTCTTTGGCGGCCGGGGACTGCGGCCCGGCGCAGACCAGGGAGATTACCGCCCATTCTTCTGAAGTAAGGTCCAACCGGGGCAGGTAGTACTCTTCGTGGTCTATCAGGTACCCCAATTCCTGCGCCTCGTACTTGGCGGCCTGGGCGGGATTGTCCACTTCTTCTCCGGTCTCTATGGAATAGACCTTGAGCGGCACCCCCAGGCTGCGCAGCTCCCTTTTATCCCGTTCAAAGGTCCGGTCAAAGCTGGAACCGGAAAGCCTTTGATAGTGGGGCAGTAGTTCCCTGATCTTGGGCTTGGGAACCGGGCGGCGGTGCTTTAAAAGCAGGGATACCAGTTCCAAAAGTCTCTCTGTCTTTTTCTGGGCCATTGTTTGCCGGAATATTCAGTTCATATTTTAAGTGAAACATAATGATAAGCCTTTGACCGGTTAAAAGTCAATAAAAAAGGCCGGATCAATTATGTTTTGATCCGGCCGGGGTAAGTAGCAAGATATTTAGGACGCAGATAAACGCAGATTTTATAAATTCAATAATATTGTCAGCGCAATCAATTCCAATCTGCGGAAATCAGCATCCGGTATATTCCCTGGAAGTTCCTGGAGGCTACTATGCCGCCCGCAGTTCTGTCAGCAGGTCACTGAGATCTATCTGCCCGGGATGCGATGGGCCTGCAGGCCCTCCGGCAAATTCGGAGTATAGTTGATAGAACTTTTCCCTGCTGCCCGACAGAACGCCCTGACAATGGCCGCAAACGCCCCACCAGCCGTTCCGGCCGCTTAAGGCGCCCCCTCCGGCCCCCAGAATGTAAACGGTCTCGCCACAGGCCGGGCAGGTCTCGGTCCATTTATCCTGGTTCCAAAGGTCCAGCAGCCGGCCCAGGGCTATGGCCTTGGTCTTTAAATGAGGCAGACCGATGTAGGCGGTGTTCAGGCAGCATCCGGAAAGCCTGGGATCCTGGGTTATCTGCCGGCTGTTTTCCACCAGCAGGCCGATGTTCCGGGCCAACAACCGGACTTCCTCCCAGGCGTTGTTCCGGAGGGAAGGCTTTAAGCCGTTCTTGTTATCCGATCCGTTCATTTTTTAGTCCTCACCATTTCAGTTTTTTTATACGGGTTTATTTTATGTCCGGAGTTTACCCTGATGAATAGAAGGGTGCTTTTTGTAGCTGAAAAATTTTATTTAACCGCCCTAAGAGCGCTGGGGCTAAATTACTGGTTTGATCCCGTTTCCGGGGTTTCTTTCTGGTCCTTCTTTTTGCCGGCCACTCTGGCGATCAGGCCGCCCAGCATCCGGGATATCTCACCCAAAAGTTTGAGCCTCTGTTCGGCCGCTTCCGGGGTCATATAGCCCATCCGGGCTATCTTGTGGTACCAGTCCTGGGTGGCAAAGGCGAAGCCCTTGGCCGCGCTCAGGCGGTAGCTGAACTCCTTCTGGCCTCCCCGGCCATAGCCCTCGGC
The sequence above is drawn from the candidate division TA06 bacterium genome and encodes:
- a CDS encoding WYL domain-containing protein, which encodes MAKTSGELERLLTLIPFLNSRRGQPVRDIAAELGISQAQLLKDLDSLCLYGTPPFGPNDLFMAAVDEQGRLEMAYTEQFAAPLHLLPDEAMALRMSLLPLLAGSSGPYGKTVKGILDKIDQALLPQDRLAVDHLDEKIMAAASESSNPGALETLRKARQQNVQTEIEYYSGSSGQSSTRTIEPYGFVMFNGSWYAVAFCHKSREQRTFKVSRIKQAKLLKQKYRIPEGFDVNKFAQGHIFKPTGNEQKVVLWFSPAIARWILERNAQATKNKDGSASLSLMAQNFAWIARWVLSYGPEARIISPPEAVRELKKIIQTVI
- a CDS encoding four helix bundle protein; amino-acid sequence: MEQTNSKTASFTDLIVWQKAEELFELAAQDTERFPQGKASFLMAGQVVKCAGSIGASIAEGYGRGGQKEFSYRLSAAKGFAFATQDWYHKIARMGYMTPEAAEQRLKLLGEISRMLGGLIARVAGKKKDQKETPETGSNQ
- a CDS encoding WYL domain-containing protein, whose product is MAQKKTERLLELVSLLLKHRRPVPKPKIRELLPHYQRLSGSSFDRTFERDKRELRSLGVPLKVYSIETGEEVDNPAQAAKYEAQELGYLIDHEEYYLPRLDLTSEEWAVISLVCAGPQSPAAKDQAKALASLAQKIGCQKPGGNERRSEIGLSANARPEAAAEAKVLGRIQQAVKEGVSIRFSYHSIQRDARDQRQADPYLLIYNAGVWYLIAYCHKREEVRTFKVSRIQELKLLNGQPRFNVPKDFDKSKYLGRKAWELGGGLVVPVTLKVKPENVWLVKKELGPQAVWNNGADSVSIMVSNTDSFIRWAAAHCDQVRVEKPEEMARQVEARLQQVLKLYKP